Genomic segment of Sediminispirochaeta bajacaliforniensis DSM 16054:
CTAAATCGGCCTCCCTTGAGCCGTATTGGTACATTCGTTACGTACTTCAAAAATTGCCGAAAATTGAATCATCAGAGAGCTCATGGGAGGATCTGCTTCCAGAAAAATTAACCCCGGAGATGTTACTCACCTCTTCTTTTTAAGGGGTGGGGTTTATGGAGCGGCTACGTAAAAGATGCTTGATAGGTGGTGAAATAAGTTTGGTAACAAATAAGCGTTAAATGCCCATTTTTATGGCGCTAAAAAGCTTTTTAAATAGGTTTTTACCATTTTCTATTACCATGATCAGATTATGATAATTCTTTATAGCATTGTTAATTAGGTGATTTGTTTAATTCTCATACTACGTCATAAAACACATTGGTATAGAGGTATAATTCCTGCCAAAGAAAATCTTCAAGAAATTTGTTTGATTATTTTCCCTATAGGTTACGCTTGAGAGTAAATGTTTTTTGAATGAGTATTATTCCTACTGTCAGCTTTTCTTTCTTGATGTGTTTTGCGATAGTATGCCATGTCAAGGTCAACGGAATTTTGTAGTCCTACAATTAAAAAATGCTCTCTCTCGTGTAGTCACAAACATCAATATTTGCTTTTTCAAATTCCTTATCTAAAAAACTAAAGCCTTTTTCATCAAGAACATGCAATTCATTGTCTGAAAGAGGCATTGCATATAGCCAGGATATATATGATCCATTTAGTTCACGTGTCTTTAGTCCTTCGCCCCATAAAAATGGCAACATAAATAAAACATGCGGGGTCTTTGTAGCAGGATCATATTCATAAACCACGTTTCTTTGAACAACAGAAGGAGCAATCTGCATGCCATCTTTTATCAAGTTAAAAGCACATGAAGCAATCATATTTGGTACGAAATCAACAGAATCATAGCAAGCAGCAACAATTTCTACACCTATTTTCTTGCCCTCATAATAATACCCTGAATCTTCCTTATATGTCCCTAATGTACAATAGGAACTACAATCAGCTGTAGGACTATTTTTGCAACAAAGAATATCAATAAATGTAGATTGATCTCTATCATAATATCGATCAACAGAAGGATTCCCATTAAACACCTCAGCCGTATGCTGAGCAATAATTTTATTCATCTTATCTACCATAATACATTATAACCTCAAAATCCAAAATATTCATTAGTCAAATTCTCACCACGATGGCTTCTATTCGAGCTTGGGAGCTCAGGTCTATAATGCTCCACTGTATTATATTCATCAAGAAACTCTGCCCGTGACAACCCTCTTTCTGCAGCACTTCTTTGAAGCTTCCTAAATTCATATCCAGGCCTATGCCCCATATCCCATGGTTCGGTTTTATTCATAATTCTCCCCGTCACGGGGTCTCTAACTAAAGCATTTTCATTCTTTGCAGATTCCCAAACTTTATCACGAATTCCACTTCTATAACTTGAAGGCCGTCTATAAAGATTTGCCGTACTATTTTCCGCAGCCCCAACACTCCCCGCCTGCTCTATCCGCGTCCTAATCCTTGCCCTCGCACTCCTCATGCCAAGATAGGACAGCAACGCCCACAGCCCGTTAACCCCTATCTCCGCTACCGCCGCTTCCATTTTATCTGCCGCAGCTTCAATAGCTTCATACGTACTCGCTCGTCCTGTCAACTCCATAGCCTCGGCAAGTCGGTAAATCCCCCTCAACAACCTCGGTACCGACGTCCCAAGCCCTATTGCCGCAGCTATCAGCCCCACAACCTCTACCGCTACTCCGGATCCACTCGCCTGCAGCGCTATCACTATTCCGGCCGCCACCGCCATCGTCACCGCAAGCCGTCTCAGATCTCCCGCTTCCACCAATATCGCTTCAAGAAAATTGCATCTCCTCAATACTTCCATCAGCTTTTCCTGAAACGACAGCTCTATCAGTTCAGGATCTCCCTCTACCACCGTCTGACGGTACGATACCCTTTCCAGAAACTCATCATTCAGATACACATCCACATTGATCACATGCGTCCCGGGATAACTGGCATCCATCCCGATATCCATGGGATCTCCAAAACTCTCATCCACCCATCTTCTAAATCTTCCCCTCTCCCAGTCTTCCACCGCTCCATTCCCGCGGTAATGCTCCAATGCGCTGTCGTCGTTATCTACCGACCAGCGAAAATGATAGCTGCTCGATCCCGCTATATACGTCGGCACTACCTGGACCACCTCGTAGCTTACTCTCCTTCCAACTCCTATAACCGGTCCCGCATCAGATATCAGGGCAAAGGTTGTCTTGCTTATCCTGTTTTCAGACAAAAGGTCCGCATACCCCACCTCTATCAGATCCAGCCATCTCATTGACTCCTGTTTCAGACTCTCTATCTCTTCTCCGTTCCCGCTGCTCTCATATCCGTCTATCTCTCCAAACAGTCGCGGTACATTGATCTTCC
This window contains:
- a CDS encoding suppressor of fused domain protein, which produces MNKIIAQHTAEVFNGNPSVDRYYDRDQSTFIDILCCKNSPTADCSSYCTLGTYKEDSGYYYEGKKIGVEIVAACYDSVDFVPNMIASCAFNLIKDGMQIAPSVVQRNVVYEYDPATKTPHVLFMLPFLWGEGLKTRELNGSYISWLYAMPLSDNELHVLDEKGFSFLDKEFEKANIDVCDYTRESIF
- a CDS encoding HNH/ENDO VII family nuclease, with the translated sequence MAEALEVKQLVLRSIIQVNTVYERLHGSGPYQVFDDELINSLRKINVPRLFGEIDGYESSGNGEEIESLKQESMRWLDLIEVGYADLLSENRISKTTFALISDAGPVIGVGRRVSYEVVQVVPTYIAGSSSYHFRWSVDNDDSALEHYRGNGAVEDWERGRFRRWVDESFGDPMDIGMDASYPGTHVINVDVYLNDEFLERVSYRQTVVEGDPELIELSFQEKLMEVLRRCNFLEAILVEAGDLRRLAVTMAVAAGIVIALQASGSGVAVEVVGLIAAAIGLGTSVPRLLRGIYRLAEAMELTGRASTYEAIEAAADKMEAAVAEIGVNGLWALLSYLGMRSARARIRTRIEQAGSVGAAENSTANLYRRPSSYRSGIRDKVWESAKNENALVRDPVTGRIMNKTEPWDMGHRPGYEFRKLQRSAAERGLSRAEFLDEYNTVEHYRPELPSSNRSHRGENLTNEYFGF